The following nucleotide sequence is from Streptomyces sp. NBC_00239.
GACGACCTCTCTCCCTACCTGGCGGCCTTCGCCCGCCTGCGTGACGACCCGAACCAGCTGGTCGTCGTGGCCGACCGGGCCGGCGAGGTGGTCGGCACCCTCCAGCTCACGATCATCCCGGGCCTCTCCCGCAAGGGCTCGACCCGCTCGGTCATCGAGGGGGTACGCGTCCACGCCTCGACCCGCGGCGAGGGCCTCGGCGCCGAGCTGATCGAGTGGGCCGTCGCCGAATCCCGCCGCCAGGACTGCCGACTCGTCCAGCTCACCTCCGACAAGACCCGCCCCGACGCCCACCGGTTCTACGAGCGGCTGGGCTTCACCGCCTCCCACGTGGGCTTCAAACTCCAGCTCTGACCGGCCTCCGGCCGGGCCGGCCCGTGCCGATCCCGCCGGTCGAGCGCGCGGCGAACGCGGAGCAGCGAGCTGCCGTGCCCGGTGCACCTCAACGCGGTGCAGTGACGTGCCGTGCCCGGTGCACCTCCCGGCGGTGGTCCGGGGGCCTCGCGCTCGGGCAGGATCCGGTTGCCCACCTCGGTGTGCGCCGGCTCCCGCCGAAGTCCCCCAGCGGGCCCGCACGTTCGGCCGGGGCGGCTCCACACGGCGGATACGACGACGGCGCGGCCACCCGGAACATCCGGGTGGCCGCGCCGTGCGGGCGCCGGTCAGGCCGACTCGCGTATCTCCAGGGTGCAGCACTTCACGCTGCCGCCGCCCTTGAACAGCTCCGAGAGGTCCATCCCGACGGGCCGGAAGCCGCGCTCGCGCAGCGCGGCGGCCACCCCGGTCGCCGCCTCCGGCAGCATGACGTTCAGGCCGTCGCTCATCACGTTGAGCCCGAACACCTCCGCGTCCGCCTCCGTCACCAGCACCGCGTCCGGGAAGAGCTGCCGCAGCACCGCCCGGCTGCCCGCCGAGAACGCCCCGGGGTAGTACATGACCTGGTCGGTGTCGAGCACGCTGAGCGCGGTGTCGAGGTGGTAGAAGCGCGGGTCCACGAGGTCCAGGCCGATCACCGGGCGGCCGAGGACCTCCTGGGCCTCCGCGTGTCCGGCGGAGACGCTGCGGAAGCCGCGCCCCGCGAGCAGGTAGCTGCCGGTCAGCAGCAGGTCCCCCTCACCCTCGTTGACGTGGACCGGGTCGTGGGTGGTGAACCCGTGGGCCCGGAACCACTCCAGGTACGCGGGGCCCTCGGCGGCGCGCTCGGCATTGCGGAACCGGGCGCCGAGCACCTTGCCGTCGATGACGGTCGCGCCGTTCGCCGCGTAGACCATGTCGGGCAGACCGGGCAGCGGGTCGATCAGCTCGACGCGGTGGCCGAGTGCGACGTACTGCTCGTACAGCCGCTCCCACTGGGCGACGGCGAGGTCGGTGTCGACCGGCTTCGCCGGGTCCATCCAGGGGTTGATCGCGTAGCTGACCTCGAAGTACGTCGGGCGGCACATCAGGAACCGGCGGGGGCGGGCAGTGCGGGTCACGGCAGACTCCAGGAGGGTTCGGTACGGCTGAGGCAGGGGCAGGGGCCGGGGCGGGAGGGAGACGGAGCGGGAGGGGCGGAGAGGGCGGGGGCAGCAGGACGCGAAGCGGCGGTGCGGTCAGGAGGACGCGGGGCGCGGTCAGGAGGACGCGGGGCGCTCGGGGAAGCTGCGCAGGCCGCGGAGCGGGCTCGCCAGCAGGACCGCGCCGGCCGAGAGCAGCACGCACGCCATGATCCAGATGGTGGTGCGGGCGCCGAGCGCCTCGCCCAGCCAGCCGCCGAGCAGGGCCCCGACCGGGATGGCGCTGAAGTTGACGGTCGAGGCGCTGGCTCGGATCCGGCCGATCATCGCGGGCGGGCAGTACGCCTGGTAGAAGCTGCCGGCGATGACGTTCCCGGCGATCACACCGCAGACCGCGACCGACCAGGCCACCGCGCTCGCCGCCAGCGGCAGCCGTTCCCCCGCCAGCGGCAGCAGGAGGATGAACGGCGCGCCCACCAGCTCGCAGAGAAGCAGCCCGCGCGCCGTTCCGAACCGGCGGGCGATCCGCCCGGCGAGCGCCGCGCCGGCCAGGCCGCCGACCGACACCACCGCGAACACCGCGCCGACCCCGGCGGGCGAGACTCCCACGCTGCGGATCAGGAAGATGGTCTGCACCGCCTGGATGCCGTTGAGGCCGAGGTTGCCGACGGCCGCGAAGCTCGCCAGGGTGCGCAGGTACGGGTCGCGCACCAGGAACCGGACGCCCTCGCCGATCTCGCGCAGGATCCCGCGCCGTTCGGAGACCGGCGGCGGCGTCTCCTCGACCTTGATGCTGCTCACGAAGAGGGCCGCCACCAAGTAGGTCACCGCGTCGGCGAGCAGTCCGCTGGCCGCGCCGAACGCCTGCGAGAGCAGGCCGGCCGCACCGGGGCCGGCGATCTCCGCCGCCGCATCGCCGGAACGCAGCTTGACGTTGGCCTCCAGCAGGTCCTGCTTGGCCACCAGTGAGGTCAGCACGGCGCTGTTCGCGGTGGACAGGAACACCTTGACCGCGCCGGCCAGCAGTGCCACGACCACCAGTTGGGCCATGGTCAGCACCCCGAGCCAGCCGGCCACGGGGACGCTGCCGAACAGCACCAGCAGGAGGAGGTCGCAGACCAGCATGACCTTCAGCCGGGGCCAGCGGTCCACCCAGGCGCCGGCGACCAGGCCGAGGAAGAGCCACGGCGCCCATGCGGAGGCGGTGAGCACCCCGACCATGAACGGAGAAGCGTTCAGGGTGACGACGGCCACCAGGGCGAGTGCGACGTTTCCGACGGCGGTGCCGAGTCCGCTGGTCGTCTCACCGATCCACAGCTTGCGGAAGTTCTCCTGGGCCCACAGGCCCCAACGGCTCCTGGGCGGTCCCTCCGCCACCGGGGACGGCGGGGACGGCGGCTTGACGGGGGCGGCGGTCATTCCGTTTCACGCTCCAAGCTTGTCGGCCAGCACGGCGGCGATCCGTGCGATGGGCTCCGGCTGCGTCATCGCGCCGTGCGTGCAGGTGATGCGGTGCTCTTCGATCCGGCCGTCGACGTACGGGCGCCAGGCCTCCCCGTAGGGCCAGCCGTCGGGCTTGTCGAGGGTGGCGCCGAAGAAGACGGCGTCGCCCCGGTAGCGGTCCGGCACGTGCTCGGCCATCAGCTTGCGGTGGTGCTCGAAGACGTCGGGCAGGACGCCGGCCGCCTCGCCGAGGAGTGCCGTGAGGTCGGCCTGTCCGCGCCCGTCGGCCGGGTCGTAGCCCAGCGAGGCGAGCAGCTCGGCGAGGGTGTCGACCGGGTCGTCGGAGGGCGGTGTGCCGTCGGCGGCGTACCGGGCGGGGTCGGCGGGGAGTCCGTCGAGGAGGGCGAGCAGGGCGACCTGCCGGCCGTCGGCCTGGAGGGCGACGGCCATCGCCTGGGCGACCACCCCGCCGAAGGACCAGCCGAGCAGGTGGTACGGCCCCTCCGGCTGGACGGCGCGGATCTGCCGTACGTAGTCCTCGGCGATCGTGGTGACGGAGGAGGGGGAGTCCCCGCTCAGGCCGCGCGCCTGGAGGCCGTGGACCGGGCGGTCCGGGTCGAGGTGGCGCAGCAGCCCGGAGTAGACCCAGCTGATGCCGGCGGCGGGGTGGATGCAGAACAGCGGGGCCTTGGCGCCGCCGGTGCGCAGGGCGAGCAGGACGTCGAGTGCGCTGCGGGCGTCGGTGGCCGTCCCGTCGGCCGGGTCGAGGTGGCGGGTGAGGAGCCGGGCCAGGGCGTCCACGGTGGGGGCTTCGAAGAGTGCCCGCATGCCGAGGTCGGCGCCGAGCGCGGTACGGATCCGGCCGAGCAGCTTCATCGCGAGGAGGGAGTGGCCGCCGAGCTCGAAGAAGTCGTCGTCGGCGCCGACCCGGCCGGGCAGGCCCAGGACGTCGGCGAAGAGGTCGCAGAGCAGTTCCTCGTGCGGTGTGCGGGGGGCGCGGCCGGTGGGCGAGGACGTGAGGTCGGGGGCGGGAAGGGCGCGCCGGTCGACCTTGCCGCTGGCGGTCAGGGGCAGGGCGTCGAGGGTGACGACGGCGGTCGGCAGCATGTAGCCGGGCAGTGAGCCGGCGGCGAAGGCGCGCAGTTCGGCCGGGTCGAGCGGACCGTCCGCCACGACGTGGGCGACCAGCCGGGGACCGGCCGCGCTGTCGTCGCCGTACGCCGAGACGGTGGCGGCGAGGACCCGGGGGTGGCGGGTCAGTACGTGCTCGATCTCGCCGGGTTCGATGCGGAAGCCGCGGATCTTGACCTGGTGGTCGGTGCGGCCGAGGTAGTCGATCCGGCCCTCTCGGGTGCGGCGGACCAGGTCCCCGGAGCGGTACATCCGCTCCCCCGGCACGAACGGGTCCGCGACGAACCGCTCCGCGGTCAGCGCCGGGCGGCCCAGGTACCCGCGGGCCAGCCCCGCACCCGCCAGGTACAGCTCACCGGGCACACCGGCCGGGACCGGGTTCAGGTGCTCGTCCAGGACGTACGCCCGGGTGCCGAGGACGGTGGCGCCGAGGGCCGGGCGCTCGGTGGCGCCGAACGGCTGGGTGAGCGCGTCGACGGTGGACTCGGTGGGGCCGTAGAGGTTGTGGGCGGTGGTGGCCGGGGCCTGGCGCAGGCGGGTCCACAGGGACTGGCCGACCGCCTCGCCGCCGAGCAGCACCACGCGCGGCGTCCTCGACGACGCACGGGTGTCCAACAGACCCTCTTCGAGGAGCTGTTCGGCGTAGGAGGGGGTGACCTCCAGGACGTCGAGGGACTCCATCCGAACGTGCCGGACGAGGGCGGCGGCGTCGCGGCGGACCTCGTCGCCGATCAGGTGGAGCTCGTGGCCGGCGATCAGCCAGAGCAGTCCGTCCCAGGAGGCGTCGAAGCAGAGCGAGGCGGTGAGTGCGACGCGCTGGCGGCCGTGGCGGCGCTCGGTCGCGCCGATCGGGCCGTCCGGGGAGCGGTGCGAGGCCAGCAGTGCGGCGATCGAACCGTGGCTGACCACGACGCCCTTGGGGCGGCCGGTGGAACCCGAGGTGTAGATCACGTAGGCGGCGTCGGAGGCACCGGCGCGGGGCGCCGGATCGCCGGTGGGGCGCGGGGCGGGCGGGGGGCCGGAGTGCGCCCGGCCTTGACGATCGCTGTCGTCGGCCGGGGCGTCCGCGGTCAGGAGGGGCAGGCCGGTGAGCAGTTCGGGCCGGGGCCAGCCGTCGCCGGTCACGACGAGCGCGGGTGCGGCGTCGGCGAGCATGGCGGCGGTCCGGTCGGCGGGGTACTCGGCGTCCAGGGGGAGCGAGGCGGCGCCGGCCTTGAGTACGGCGAGCAGGGCGATCACGGTCTGTGCGGAGCGGGGCAGGGCCAGCGCTACGACGGTTTCCGGGCCGGCGCCCGCGGCCGTCAGGCGGTGGGCGAGGTCGTTGGCGCGGGCGTTGAGCTCGGCCCAGCTGAGCCGGGTGTCCCCGGCGACCAGCGCCGTCGCGTCCGGGGTGCGGGCCGCCTGGGCTTCGAAGGCGGCGGGCAGCAGCGGCACGTCGGCAGGCAACCGTCGTCCGGTGGGCAGTAGTTCGGCGCGCTCGTCGGCGGAGAGCAGGTCGGCCCGGCCGATCGGCAGATCGGGGTGGGCGGCTGCGGCCGCCAGCAGGCGGCCGAGGCGGACCGCCAGGGACTCGACGGTCTCCCGGTCGAACAGGTCGGTGGCGAAGTCGATCGCGCACTCGAGTCCGGCGGGTGCG
It contains:
- a CDS encoding GNAT family N-acetyltransferase; amino-acid sequence: MTKIEIRPASEADLPAIVAMLADDALGATRESPDDLSPYLAAFARLRDDPNQLVVVADRAGEVVGTLQLTIIPGLSRKGSTRSVIEGVRVHASTRGEGLGAELIEWAVAESRRQDCRLVQLTSDKTRPDAHRFYERLGFTASHVGFKLQL
- the ddaH gene encoding dimethylargininase, with amino-acid sequence MTRTARPRRFLMCRPTYFEVSYAINPWMDPAKPVDTDLAVAQWERLYEQYVALGHRVELIDPLPGLPDMVYAANGATVIDGKVLGARFRNAERAAEGPAYLEWFRAHGFTTHDPVHVNEGEGDLLLTGSYLLAGRGFRSVSAGHAEAQEVLGRPVIGLDLVDPRFYHLDTALSVLDTDQVMYYPGAFSAGSRAVLRQLFPDAVLVTEADAEVFGLNVMSDGLNVMLPEAATGVAAALRERGFRPVGMDLSELFKGGGSVKCCTLEIRESA
- a CDS encoding MFS transporter, whose protein sequence is MTAAPVKPPSPPSPVAEGPPRSRWGLWAQENFRKLWIGETTSGLGTAVGNVALALVAVVTLNASPFMVGVLTASAWAPWLFLGLVAGAWVDRWPRLKVMLVCDLLLLVLFGSVPVAGWLGVLTMAQLVVVALLAGAVKVFLSTANSAVLTSLVAKQDLLEANVKLRSGDAAAEIAGPGAAGLLSQAFGAASGLLADAVTYLVAALFVSSIKVEETPPPVSERRGILREIGEGVRFLVRDPYLRTLASFAAVGNLGLNGIQAVQTIFLIRSVGVSPAGVGAVFAVVSVGGLAGAALAGRIARRFGTARGLLLCELVGAPFILLLPLAGERLPLAASAVAWSVAVCGVIAGNVIAGSFYQAYCPPAMIGRIRASASTVNFSAIPVGALLGGWLGEALGARTTIWIMACVLLSAGAVLLASPLRGLRSFPERPASS